In Gossypium arboreum isolate Shixiya-1 chromosome 3, ASM2569848v2, whole genome shotgun sequence, the sequence ACACTCTTTAAAAAAACGATTTATTttcctaaaaaaaataaaaaacggcCTAAaaacctaataataataataaggcaTATAAGCCTTGTTTAGCCGTTTTTCCCCCTCATTAATTTTTAGGGTTTAGATTTAAATTTGATGTTAGtcttttataaattttggtacgtgaaattattgatgaaataagtaaattatggttggcaatgaCATATAGTATGAAGTTGAAATAATTGATAAAGTAAGTGATATACTTAAAAAGATTTATTGGATAGGTTATAAAATGTTTTAGATTGGTAAGACTCGAGTATATTTAAGTGTATTTGGATTGTTTGAATGTTGGCAAATTGTATTGGTTGAAGTTTTAATTTGCAGTattagaaacatttattttaataaatgacTTTAATTGAATTGTACAGATTGGTAATGTCCTGTAATCCTGTTCCGGGGATGGATATGAGTTAGAGGGTGTTACATGGTATCACCAAATCTTGACACTGATCTTCATCTAAATATGAGAAATTTAGATAGCATGGGACTTGAGTCACAAAGCACCAAACATAGAATGTATACTGTATCATGATAAGAATGCTACCATAACCTTAAAATAATCAGACTGCAACCTCGAGACAGAGTAGCTGTTTTGAATACTCGGCAACAAATATTTTGCTCCACGTTAGAAGTAAAAGCTAATTAGCTGCAAAAATATGGAACTAAGCAAGGAAAGAATTGCCACCCAAAGGCACATACCCCTCTACGCTCTAATGGcacaaagcaaaaaaaaaaaaagaggattcTATTATAGTCTACCAAAATCCTGCCTGTGTTACAATCTAAAACAACCCAAAATGAATGCTATTATAGTCTAATAATGCAGTGAATATGAACTATGGCGAAAATAATGACCGAACTATCACCTTGCAAACACATAATCAATCAATTGTCCGACCAAATCGACTAGTTACAATAGCTGAGACCTCTTCTTCCTCCTCCAAGAACTCCAAAGATTCACCATAGATTTTCTGAGCATCTTGGCTTAAAAGCCCAGATAACCCAGTTTCCCCTATTGATTCCAAACCATTTATGAGGATTCTAAAGGATGATCTATCGGGTTCACAATCCACAGCTTTCATCAAGCCATAGCAATCCATCACAAGGTGAGTGAGCTTAAAACTAATCAAAGCATTCAATAGAGCATTGAAACCCACGATATCAGAATCTAAAGAGTTTTCTGCCTTTAGATACGAGTAAATAAGCTCAACCTCTTTAAACAATCCATTGCTGGCAAGCACGGAAATCATATCAGTATATAACAATAACCGAGGCTTGTACCATACCTCCTTTCGAATATCGTCGAACACCTAGCTTACAATCAAATATTGAACCAAGTATCAATTTCATATGAACACAAACGCGAACCCTAATTAAGTTAATGATTGATTTTTGCTCTTTCAtgttcaattaaaataaaaattggtaCTTCAAACCTGAATTTTAGAAATTAAGATGAATTAATGCAAAAATTTAGCTTCAATTTTCATATCTCTCAAGGAATTAAGAAAGAGGAGGAAAGAGAGGGGAAACCTTGAGAGCCAAAAGGCATTCGTTTTGACGGAGGAGTTCCCGGAGAACGGCCACCATATCGAACTTCAATAATCGCCGGAACTTGGAGTCGAAGACGCGCTCCAATTCCGAGAGCGAAGTGTTGGAAACGTTGCGGTTGGCTCGCTTCAACGACTGCACCGCTTGAATCGCTTCGATGCTAAGGTTCCTGCCTTTCTGCAGCGGCTTCCGGTTCTTGCTTCGGTCTTTCATGGTAATAACCATGGCTTTAGGGTTCAATTTGAGTCGCAACGAGGAGCCATTGATAACAGTAGAGAACCAAGCTGAAGGAGTTGACGTTGCAATCGTTCGATTCATTCCTTCAGCGATACATTCTATGGATACTTTCAACCGTTGGCCAAGAACATTGGATATCAAGGATGCATTTGGAAGGAGATTAAAAACGAAAAACAAGCGGTAAGATTAATGGGCAAAATTGCTTCAAGTCCCTTTACTTTTTGTTTATTTAGAATTTTGTCTCTtacttttttttagattttaaaatttagattcaGTTGTTAACtttattaaaattttgacatcttaaaataaaaaaatacgacCTTTCTAGCGATGTaataaaaaattactttttttgATTGGAGGATGATACGATCATGGAGGTTCAATTTAAAAAAACACAGGAAAGGGGTGACTTTCATGATTCATGCTAACTATAGAGTCTCATGCAACTCAAGTTAACGAAAAAGGTAGGGGTTGGGTCACCAGAAAGGTTTTTAGGTTTGAAGAGGAGTCGTTAGATGAAGGAGGGTTGGAGGAAATTGTAAGGCTATTGCTTTGAAAGGGTTTAATGGTAAGAGAGTCTCATTTAATGGTTCCCTTTTAGGTGCTTCAATGAAGGGTTTTGGTAACGGTGTGAATGATGATTTTGAATTGAAGGAGAGTGATACAATCATAGAGGTTGTTGATGGCGTTCCTTCGATTCATTTCTATGATAAGGTCTATGGTTTGATTGAGAAAAGTATGGCTCGATCAATGATCATTAAGTTACTAGGCAGAGAACGGGTTTCAATGCTTTATTCAATAAAATCCATTCATTGTGGAAGCTAGAGATGACAATCTAGTTAATGGATTTAGAGAATGAGTTCTACTTAGTTAAGTTTCAGGGTGAGAGAGATTACACGAAAGCGTTGATCGTAGGACCATGGTTGGTTTTTGGTCAGTGTTTGACAATACAACCTGTAACACTCCACACCCGACCCAATTGCTAGTTCTGATATGTAATATGCCACATTCGTTGCCAAAGTAACTATGATTTCATTTTAATACCTAATAGATAAGTCATATAAgcaattaaatattaaaacataattaaaacacatTATTTAATCAAATCTGAGTTCTAagcgagcttacaaaagctcttatGAAACACCAGTAATAAATGAGGGACTAATGTAAGAACAGTTAAAATCAAAGTTTTATTGTGACATCAAAGGATGGATGTCGCTACATTGAGGGCAACAACATAGTGTCGCGACATCAAACCAAAGTAAGTCCCAACTATGAAAACAATAGCTTGGTGTCACGACTTCATTAGGGGGATGTCACGAGTTGGAAGGCAAGGGGCTCAGTGTCATGACACCAATAGGAGAATGTCACAACTATGAAGACAATTTCCTCCAACTTTGCATCTTTCTTTACAAACCTGCCAAACATCAATACCAAATGATCAAAGTGACCTAAAAACTCAACACATCTCATTTTAGGCATTAATTCAAATGCCAAACTACATCCTTGACACATTTAAACATCTTAAAACATATGATCATATACATATTCGAATTCATTCTAGTCTCATACATCACTGTAACCTCCCCAACCCGGCCTAGTCGTTAAATTCAAATTTGGGAGATTACATCGGCCACCGAAATGACCTAGTAAACTATCAGAGTTTATAAATAGTCATTTTAAAACAATTGTTTATTTTAGAAGAAAACTTAGTTTATTTTCAGAAAAACTCATGAGTGAACAAAAAAtgattaagtaaaaatttttcttTGTAACGGTGACTACTTTTGAAAACTTAGTTGTtcaatttatttattcttataaaatttattcttaattTAGCAGCGGAAAAGTGATActctgtaacacctctaactggTATCTGTTGCCAGAAAAGGGTTATAAAGCATTACCAGACAAATGGAATAGTAAACTATTCAAATCATACATTAATACAACATAATCAAATTTCATTTGAATACATTCATAAtagggacacatgaccgtgtcctagcccgtgtaactcactaacttgggtcacacatccaagccacacactcgtgtgccaggctatgtgctaggtcgtgcaaCAACCTGACTTGCATGTCTTgaacgacacggccgtgtgtcacacatgactgagacacatgcccgtgtcttaggccgtgtagaCCTAAAATGTTCCTTAAtcaacaagtttaccatttcaaacTTACTTGGAACCTAAACAAACCATTTACCAATCAAAATACCTATCCAAATTGACTTAAATCATGCaaaaaaacatatcaaaatcaaCCTAATTCAGTGCCTAACTAATGTACCTTCATTGGTACcacaagtaaatatatatttataacaaaACATAACATCAATTCAACCTATTAATTCGTTCAAGATTTCATCTATAATCACCAATTCAAACATATCATATCTTAGCTACTTAACAACCAATTCATCACATACACTTTTATCCATTCCAACAAGTATCAAATGAACATACTaacatatattgataaaataccaaaagtatcaaaaaaaaaaatcaaccaaAGCAATTTGTACAACCAAATTCATATTTAACTATTTACATAACCAAAGCATTATTATCATTGTTtaacctattacatgccatataatctgaAATAAAGGTTTCAAAAGCTACCGAATtaagctggatagtgtgacttgagtgttGGTCCGGTCGTCCAACCTTCCGAGTAATTACAAGAACAAAGTTTAACACAAGTAAGctcaatgaagcttagtaagttcaacgtATTACATCGATAAATCTTACCAAAATGAATATAACAAATCAAAAAGTAATATAACAACCATGAAAGTTTCCTATCATTGACAATCTCAATTGGTAATTCATAACTTATCAATTCAAATTTCAAGTATATATGAAAAATTCATCAGAATTACTCAACAAGTTAACTTACTGAGATTTTCAACTCAAAGAACGCCTTATGAATAGAAGTACATCATCAGTTCAACCCAACACAATAGATGCTCACTCGAGCCAATCCATCCATCACaccaatgctcataagagctaaaccAACCATCACACCAAAAAGAAAGTATAATACGAGAGTTTGCAACAAATGTTAAAGCTCTTgggtaatatataaatatatcccTCCAATACCGTCTCCACTCCAAACCAACCTACTATCACACCAAATCCCAACTATACTCTATCCCGAATTCAAAGCAAGGATCAAGTTCGATATTAAACCTCAATTTACCATTCATCAGCAACAATTAAGACTgattatataaattgtaacatgttatactacttattaaattattttgatattaaattcTAAACCGTACGAACTTACTTGGACCAAATTGTAGGAGTTGCAGAAGTTCAGGGGCTATTCTacaatttttccttttccacaAGTATCTACGAGATCGtgatctaaaatgtaaatttCTTTATTTATCAGCATATATTTCATTCccaaactattttataattaatacccttttatttttcaaaattacacatttaccccaaacttttacaatttttgcaatttaatcccttaaccttaaattcatcaaattaaccattttttctcaaatcaatattttattcaaatttacTAGGTCCTCAATCGCCCTTAAAAATATCTAATTCACTATTAAaccctaatattttgatattttcataatttaatcctaaaatcaaaatctaataaaaatcactttacaaatttatcaaacaacataatcaaagctccaaatacatggtattcataaaaaaaatttaatattcatcaatggaaactttcaaaacttTTAACAGAATTAAAAACGAAGGTACGGACTAGCTGGACCTAATTACAAatatctcaaaaacatataagTTACAAGAAACGAGTAAGAGAATCACTCACATGCAAGGATATTAGATTGGGCGATCTTCCTAGCTTAGAAAAGCATGGACATTCGGTTAACAAGaataaaaaatgaagaagaacactaattaattctatttgttttattttaattttaatttaattacaattttaccattaaaaTCATATTAGTTtatcattttccattatttttccGCCCCACTATACTTATTAAGGCATAATTGTTACTTAAGTCCTCCCTCATTTATTATTTAAACCATTTGATCACTTAATTACTATAATTACTATATTTTGCATcttctacaatttagtctttttctttaattaactatctaaatgttAATATTTTCAAACCAAATTTTAATGCGGCTTTAGTAActctataaatattctaaaaataataattacgaGCCGACATAACgaaaatttgtggtctcaaaaccactgaaaatcgggctgttacatattcaacttaatattaattaagaaaaattagaattattttatgcatATTTAATTCTATGTCTAGGTTTTATTATCCTAAATTCTAATTAAATACCATGCATGCTAAATAAACCCAAAATAGAAGTCTCATGACGCAATTCAAATTAAGCTATACAATTcccaaattaatataaatttcaaATAGTAAATCTAAACTACTTTTGTAGTAAAAAGATCAATCCAAGTCGAGCCTCCGTATGCTGAGTCCGCATCCTAATCTGGTGGGTTATCTGTAAGAATGGAAATAAGAAGGGAAGTGAGCTTAGGAAACTCAATGTAAGTTCAATTACAAGAAAACTAGTGCAAACAGTAGACAAATCATACAAAATATCAACTCATAGAATGATCACTATCGAAACCTTTTTTTAAAAtcaactttttatttaaaaacgaaaataggagtcgccaccaacctttttttacttaggtgtgattggatcacctcaaaactctgctattttaataaaatgttagatttgttaaaatagtaattttcaaCCTTACAAATCCAAAAAATGGGTTCggagtcagttacgtatgaggaaggattaacaccctcataacacctaaaattggtacctagttgattacttgatGTTTTAATGTCAATagttgaaaatagaaattaaactACGATCTCTCTTTGcatgattttttaattaaaattatttagttaaatcaaaatttatataagaAGCTTTCTTATTTCGAGATAACCAAAACCAAAAGGACATGTTCCGTAAGTTAAGACACGGCATctcaaattcttaaaaataaaattgctcattatgtgtttttttttttagttttaaaaagATGTTTGGTTTTTTAGGTTCAAAGAGAAAATGAAACCCCATAAGTTAGGCATGACTTCTCAAATCTCTAAATAAGAACGTTGCCTTAGTTTTGAAATTCTCCTTTGTATGcatcaaataaaaattaatgtgGCACTTAAAGTGATGTAGACTTAGTTTATTCAGGCATAGTATGAAACGGATAAATATGTTTAAACATAATGTATGATATAgtgataatgaaataatataaaatggctACTGGGTAGAATATTGGAATGataaatgatgaataaataaaggaatactataataataatgtaataataatattaataatcatATCATAATGATAATAAGTagataaaataatgataataataataacgagggtaaaat encodes:
- the LOC108475454 gene encoding protein THYLAKOID ASSEMBLY 8, chloroplastic — its product is MNRTIATSTPSAWFSTVINGSSLRLKLNPKAMVITMKDRSKNRKPLQKGRNLSIEAIQAVQSLKRANRNVSNTSLSELERVFDSKFRRLLKFDMVAVLRELLRQNECLLALKVFDDIRKEVWYKPRLLLYTDMISVLASNGLFKEVELIYSYLKAENSLDSDIVGFNALLNALISFKLTHLVMDCYGLMKAVDCEPDRSSFRILINGLESIGETGLSGLLSQDAQKIYGESLEFLEEEEEVSAIVTSRFGRTID